Proteins encoded together in one Bos javanicus breed banteng chromosome 6, ARS-OSU_banteng_1.0, whole genome shotgun sequence window:
- the ARL9 gene encoding ADP-ribosylation factor-like protein 9 isoform X1, translating to MEKGKVKREKGKEPEKEKIQQKEERNKKKVEKEKIKEKEKGKEEKIKEKNGKEKTGKGKEEKIKEKNGKEKTGKGEEEKIKAKEKGKEEKIKEKENGKEEKSKRNEDEKRQERETEKEKEQFKEKEKDNSTLIKIPLEPLEKNKQILVLGLDGAGKTSILHFLALNRVQRSVAPTQGFNAVCISTEDRQMEFLEIGGSEPFRSYWEMYLSRGLLLVFVVDSADHKRLPEAKKYLHQLIGTNPVLPLVVFANKQDLEAAYHITDIHEALALSEVGNDRKMFLFGTQVTEDGSEIPSIIQDARDLIAHLAADMSDQA from the exons ATGGAGAAGGGGAAAGTAAAGAGGGAGAAGGGCAAGGAGCCggagaaagagaaaattcagcaaaaagaggagagaaacaaaaagaaggtggagaaggagaaaattaaggagaaagaaaaggggaaggaggagaaaattaaggaaaagaaCGGGAAGGAGAAAactgggaaggggaaggaggagaaaattaaggaaaagaaCGGGAAGGAGAAAactgggaagggggaggaggagaaaattAAGGCgaaagaaaaggggaaggaggagaaaattaaggaaaaggagaacgggaaggaggagaaaagtaAGAGAAATGAGGATGAAAAGAGGCAAGAgcgggagacggagaaagagaaggaacaattcaaggagaaagagaaggacaacAGCACGTTGATAAAAATACCGCTGGAGCCGCTG GAGAAAAATAAGCAGATCCTAGTGCTGGGCCTGGATGGGGCAGGAAAGACCAGTATTCTCCACTTTCTAGCTTTAAACCGAGTCCAGCGCAGTGTGGCCCCCACCCAAGGTTTCAATGCAGTGTGCATCAGCACTGAGGACCGCCAGATGGAGTTCCTGGAGA tTGGCGGCAGCGAACCTTTCCGTTCCTATTGGGAAATGTACCTGTCCAGGGGCTTGCTATTGGTATTTGTGGTGGATTCAGCAGATCACAAAAGATTACCTGAAGCCAAGAAATACCTTCATCAACTAATTGGAACAAACCCAGTCCTTCCTCTGGTTGTGTTTGCAAACAAACAG GATCTTGAAGCAGCCTATCACATTACAGATATCCATGAAGCTTTGGCATTATCTGAGGTGGGAAATGACAGGAAGATGTTCTTGTTCGGAACCCAGGTGACTGAGGATGGCTCAGAGATACCTTCCATTATACAAGATGCCAGAGACCTAATTGCACACCTGGCTGCAGACATGAGTGATCAGGCATAG
- the ARL9 gene encoding ADP-ribosylation factor-like protein 9 isoform X2: MEFLEIGGSEPFRSYWEMYLSRGLLLVFVVDSADHKRLPEAKKYLHQLIGTNPVLPLVVFANKQDLEAAYHITDIHEALALSEVGNDRKMFLFGTQVTEDGSEIPSIIQDARDLIAHLAADMSDQA, translated from the exons ATGGAGTTCCTGGAGA tTGGCGGCAGCGAACCTTTCCGTTCCTATTGGGAAATGTACCTGTCCAGGGGCTTGCTATTGGTATTTGTGGTGGATTCAGCAGATCACAAAAGATTACCTGAAGCCAAGAAATACCTTCATCAACTAATTGGAACAAACCCAGTCCTTCCTCTGGTTGTGTTTGCAAACAAACAG GATCTTGAAGCAGCCTATCACATTACAGATATCCATGAAGCTTTGGCATTATCTGAGGTGGGAAATGACAGGAAGATGTTCTTGTTCGGAACCCAGGTGACTGAGGATGGCTCAGAGATACCTTCCATTATACAAGATGCCAGAGACCTAATTGCACACCTGGCTGCAGACATGAGTGATCAGGCATAG
- the ARL9 gene encoding ADP-ribosylation factor-like protein 9 isoform X3, which yields MYLSRGLLLVFVVDSADHKRLPEAKKYLHQLIGTNPVLPLVVFANKQDLEAAYHITDIHEALALSEVGNDRKMFLFGTQVTEDGSEIPSIIQDARDLIAHLAADMSDQA from the exons ATGTACCTGTCCAGGGGCTTGCTATTGGTATTTGTGGTGGATTCAGCAGATCACAAAAGATTACCTGAAGCCAAGAAATACCTTCATCAACTAATTGGAACAAACCCAGTCCTTCCTCTGGTTGTGTTTGCAAACAAACAG GATCTTGAAGCAGCCTATCACATTACAGATATCCATGAAGCTTTGGCATTATCTGAGGTGGGAAATGACAGGAAGATGTTCTTGTTCGGAACCCAGGTGACTGAGGATGGCTCAGAGATACCTTCCATTATACAAGATGCCAGAGACCTAATTGCACACCTGGCTGCAGACATGAGTGATCAGGCATAG